The genomic interval ATGCCATTGCTTATGGTAGTTTTCTGGGGTTATGGCAAGCGCTGTTAGCAGCAAAAACCAATCCTACCAATAGCACCTGCAATACCGATAATAATATCAATACAATGCCCACTATCGGGATCATTAATTTTGATGCTCACCTAGATATTCGCCAATCTGATGTTGCAACCTCTGGTACCCCATTTCGCCAAATTGCCGAACATCTCAAAGGCGAGAATCAGTCATTTAATTATTGTTGCATCGGTGTCAGCCGATTTTCCAACACTGTGGCTCTCTTTGATCGAGCTAGCCAGTTAGGCATAGAAATGATCAGTGACGAAGATTGCACAAATAAAACCTGGGAAAATATTGCAACTCAAATAGAAACCTTTATTAACAAAGTTGATGCGCTCTACTTAACCATTGATATGGACTGTTTACCTGCCAGTGTCGTTCCTGGCGTCAGTGCACCAGCAGCGTACGGCATTGAGCTTAGTTTCGTTGAACGCGCTATCAAACTTATTATGGCATCAAATAAAGTAAAGGTAGTTGATATTGCAGAAATCAACCCAACCTTTGATATTGATGGACGCAGTTGTAAAGTGGCCGCCCGCCTACTAGCAACTGTTATTGAGCAGCACTTATTGACTGTATAATAAATTTACATGCTTATCTGACTACTGATATTAAGCAGGAGCTTACGATGAAAAACTCTGGTACCCAGGTACTTGACGACTCCCATATTACATCTTTTGATCACATCATCATCAACGCACACCTCGCAACATTTTCAGCACATTATGGCTTTAACATTCATGCGAGCACCCATGCAGATAGTGAAAATAATAACTCATCCATAGCAGGTAACACAGCAGTACCCGTTACACCTTACGGTCAGATGGAAAATGCTGCTGTGGGCATCAAAGACGGTAAAATTGCATGGATTGGCACACACCAGCACATCGCACCGTACCTCTCTCATTATAATAATAATCAAATCACAGACGCTGATGGCAACTGGGTAACACCCGGGCTCATAGATTGTCATACCCATATTGTTTATGGGGGCAACCGCAGCAATGAATTTGAAGCGAGACTGCATGGCGCCAGCTATCAACATATTGCCGCACAAGGCGGTGGCATTATTGCAACGGTCAGTGCCACTCGAGAAGCTGACTTTGAAGCACTATTTCATCAAAGTGAGAAACGCCTACTTGCACTCATTCAAGAAGGCGTAACCAGTATCGAAATTAAATCTGGTTACGGATTAGATATTGATACTGAAAGAAAAATGCTAAAAGTTGCCCGTGCACTTGGCCGTAAGCACAACATCCATGTCAGTACAACATATTTAGCGGCCCATGCCATACCTCTTGAATACAAAGAACGTGCCAACGACTA from Suttonella sp. R2A3 carries:
- the hutG gene encoding formimidoylglutamase; this encodes MTTMTVHHSAADMGRWTGRTEHFETARACYWYQLAQPYQQQHIGLIGFACDQGVKRNQGRVGAKAAPPLIRQAFATLPVTANLQQRFDDTLQTLLGDIGDIHCEDNNGFAEHALEQAQKLYADKVSHTIQQGSLPIGLGGGHAIAYGSFLGLWQALLAAKTNPTNSTCNTDNNINTMPTIGIINFDAHLDIRQSDVATSGTPFRQIAEHLKGENQSFNYCCIGVSRFSNTVALFDRASQLGIEMISDEDCTNKTWENIATQIETFINKVDALYLTIDMDCLPASVVPGVSAPAAYGIELSFVERAIKLIMASNKVKVVDIAEINPTFDIDGRSCKVAARLLATVIEQHLLTV
- the hutI gene encoding imidazolonepropionase codes for the protein MKNSGTQVLDDSHITSFDHIIINAHLATFSAHYGFNIHASTHADSENNNSSIAGNTAVPVTPYGQMENAAVGIKDGKIAWIGTHQHIAPYLSHYNNNQITDADGNWVTPGLIDCHTHIVYGGNRSNEFEARLHGASYQHIAAQGGGIIATVSATREADFEALFHQSEKRLLALIQEGVTSIEIKSGYGLDIDTERKMLKVARALGRKHNIHVSTTYLAAHAIPLEYKERANDYIEQVCQWLPILHNEGLVDAVDGFCENIAFSSKQIKRVFDVAQSLSLPIKLHSEQLSNIGASALVAEYQGLSSDHLEHLTENDIKKMANSGTVAVLLPGAFYTLRDTKLPPIGALRKHKVPIAISTDCNPGTSPLTSLLLAMNMGCTLFYLTPEEVLAGATVYAAQALGLDKKGKIEIGCDADLALWDITRPADLAYQIGLNPIGGTMVQGQWR